Genomic window (Vibrio sp. NTOU-M3):
GTTACCAGAGTTTGATCAGCTCACCATGAAATCAGAAGGTGTAAATAGCCAAGGGTATGGCGTTACATTTTGGGGTAATCAAACGGGGATTGCCTATGATTCTGCACGTATTGCTTTTGCCGATTTACCTCAAACGTTTGGGGACCTTGAGAACTATATTCGAACAAACCCAGGAAATTTTGGTGTGAATGATCCAAATGGCGGTGGTTCAGGAGGTCGATTTATCGAAGCCATGATTCGCCAAATTAACGGAGATGAAGATATTGGGGATCAGGCCGATCAAACTGTTGTTAAGTCGTGGTCCAAAACTTGGGATTGGTTTCAAGCGAACAAAAAGAATGTGCTTATTACGGCTTCTAATGCAGATAGCCTAACTCGGATAAATGATGGTGAAATCATCTTAGCTCCAGCATGGGAAGATCATTTGGCAGGTCTCCAAGAGCGAGGGGCAATCACCAAGCGAATTAAGTTCTACATACCCAAATTTGGCATGTCGGGCGGTGGTAACTTTGTCTCGATTGCAAACAACAGCAAAAACAAAGCAGCATCATTGGTCTTCGTTCACTGGCTAACATCGGCGAAAACGCAAGGAGAGTTAAACGCAACATTTGGTACGGCTCCTCAGCATCCTGACGCTGATGCGTCAAACTCTCTCGTGCCAAAGGAAATGCGTAACAATGCGACAGAACCATTCAGTGCGAGCTATTCCGCAGAGTTGAAGAAACAGTTCACCCGTAATGTGTTAATGCAGTAAGTCGAAGCACTCTCCTTATTCTTTGTGTTCTTACCAAAGAATAAGGAGAGCAAAAAGAAAGAGGCGAACCATGAAATTTCACCCGGCAGAGCACCCGCATCGCCGCTATAACCCGTTAACAGGGCAGTGGGTTTTGGTGTCACCGCATCGCGCTAAACGGCCGTGGAGTGGGGCGGATGAACAGCCAAGTACTAACTCATTGCCTGCTTATGATGAATCATGTTTTCTCTGCCCAGGGAATACGCGCACTTCTGGTGATGTAAATCCCAGTTACCAAGGAAGCTTCGTTTTTGACAACGATTTTTCGGCATTAAAACAAGAAACGCCAGAAGTTGTTAACCCGGTGAATCCGTTGTTTCAAACAGAGGTAGTTCGTGGTGTCAGTCGAGTCATCTGTTTCTCTCCCGATCACAGTAAAACCTTGCCAGAGCTGCCCATAAAGAGCATTCGCAATGTTATTGATACGTGGGACGAGCAAATCGAATCACTCGGCAAGCAGTATGTTTGGGTTCAAGTGTTTGAGAACAAAGGGGAAGCCATGGGTTGTTCGCAGCCTCATCCTCATGGACAAATCTGGGCCAGCAGCTTTTTACCCAACGAGATAGAGCGGAAAGATCATCATTTAAAAGCGTATTACCACAAATATGGCCGCAACCTATTGCTGGAATATGTTGCAGCGGAACAAAAAGAAAGAGATCGCATTGTTGTCGAGACAGAACATTGGTTGGCTGTGGTTCCCTATTGGGCAGCATGGCCATTTGAAACCATGTTATTACCCAAAGCGCACATTCGCCGCATGAGTGAGTTAAACAATAGTCAGCGGGATGACTTAGCACTGGCCATTAAACGGCTTACCACCCGCTACGATAACTTGTTTCAGTGTTCATTCCCGTACTCTATGGGCTGGCATTATGCGCCGTTCTTTAATCCAAAAACCGAGATTAACCATTGGCAACTGCATGCGCTGTTTTACCCACCATTATTACGTAGCGCCACGGTGCGTAAGTTTATGGTGGGGTATGAGTTGCTGGCAGAAAGCCAGCGAGATTTAACGGCGGAGCAAGCAGCTCAGCGCCTGAGTCGCATGAGTGACGTTCACTACCGCGACTGTTAACAGTCATATATTGAAAGAGGAAATAAGGTAATTTTTATGTCTAAAGCCATCACCCTCTCAGCAATCACGCTGGGGCTCACTGCGGCATTTTCTTCATTTGCGAACGAACCGCTTATCGACAAAGCAGTCTCTACCGAGAACATTCGTGTGAGTTCGTACAACATTATGGCATCTAGAATGGGGGACACCGATGCGATTGCTGAAGCGGTTAAGTCACTTAACGCCGACATCATTGGCTTGCAAGAAGTCGACAACAAAACGGGCCGTTCGGGTAAGAATTTTAGTGCAGCAGGTCATTCCCCAATCAACCAAGCTGAGTATATTGCTAAGCAGCTTGGAATGAATTACTACTTCTGTAAGGCGATTGATCATGATGGTGGTGAGTACGGGACTGCCGTTCTATCTAAGCACCCTATAAAGTTCGTTAAGCGAATGGCGTTGCCTAATATCGAAGGCGCCGAGCAGCGCTCTGCGTGTGCGGTAGAAGTTGATGTGCCTAATTATCCAGCGCCAGTAATGGCAGTCACTACGCATCTAGATCATACGACGCAGCCATTACGTGAAGAGCAGGTACGCACCCTGCAAGCTAAGTTCTCTTCTTGGAATTTTAAGCATGCGCTCCCTATTATCATCGGTGATTTAAATCTTCCGCCACAATCAACAGAGTACAAGGAACTTACCGCGTGGTTTAATGAAACGGATAAAGCACTCACGTTGACGGCACCTGCTTGGAATCCTGATAGAAAGATTGATTACATTTTGACATCAAATGCACAAGAGTGGGATATCAAAAAAGTGGAAATTCCTAAGCCGATGGATAAAGTAGCGTCCGTTCCTTTTGCTGAACTTACCGATCACCTTCCACTAACCGTTGAAATGCAACTTGTGCGTCAATAGGGTTTTAGAACAATAAAAGTCAAAGGGAGATTGGGCCTCTTGCGATGCGAGTTTGCTCCTTCTCCCTTATGCTTATGATTCAACGTTTAACGTGCATGTGTAAAAAATGTTAAACACCATGCTACGTGTCAATAAGTCCCCCTTTCTCGACAATTTTCTCAATAATCGCCATCTTAAGACCGCTTTTTCTGACGGAGAAAGTGAGTTGGAACGATAAAAGGATGAATGAGAAATGGATAACGAACATAGCTTGCGAGAAAACCTGTTGGCGCTGACACTTGGCAGTGCGTTGGTATCACTCGGAGTCATCTTCTTCAATCAAATTGGCTTGCTCACTGGCGGTACTGCTGGGCTGGCAATTTTTCTAACCAAGGTAAGTGATTTCAGCTTCGGTCAGATCTTCTTTTTACTTAATTTGCCTTTTTACTGGCTTTCATTCACTCGTATGGGCTGGCGCTTTACGGTGAATACCTTTATCGCTGTGAGTTTAGTGTCGTTTGCGGTGGACTACCTCCATCATGTTATTCAAATTGCCAGCATTGCTCCGTTATATGCTGCCATTGTGGGTGGCGGCTTGATCGGCATTGGTATGTTGGTTATTTTTAGGCACAAGATGAGTCTTGGCGGCTTTAATATTTTAGCTTTATTCCTCCAAGAGCGTTTTGGTATCCGAGCGGGTAAAGTACAAATGGCGTTAGACTGTACTATTGTTGTATTGTCGCTGTTCATTGTTGATATTTCGATCATTTTACTTTCAGTACTTGGTGCTGTAGCGACAAATCTAATTTTAGCGATGAACCATAAGCCGGGTCGTTATCAGCCGAAAGGACAAGTTAAAGCGGCTTAAGTGATAGACAAAAGGAGTGTCTAATGAAAACCTTTATTACCAGTTTATGTTTAATAGGGCTGGTATTTACCTCAGCAGTGAAGGCGGAAAAGTTTGTTGCGCCAAGTCAGTTTTATACCGCTTTTGAGGCTGCATATAGCAATAACTATCAAGATACGGCGCATGCCCTTATTCAACAATACCCTTCTATGGCGCAATTCTTTGTCGATAACCAACAAAAGCTCAACCTTGATGACAAGAAAATTGGTTATCTGAAAGCTGCATTGAAGCAAGACTATCGCCGTCAATCCGATAAGTTGATCGTTCAGCGTTTGGTTGGGCACTGGCAAAGTGCGGATAAAAACATTTTAGTGCGCTATAAAAGCGACCAAACAGGGTTTGTTTTGTACCGAGCTCAAGAGATGCGAATCGAGTTTCAATGGGACGTTTCTGATGGTGTGATTGAATTCAGTTTTGGCTCAGACATCAGTCTCGACAGAGTGATTCATATTGATGAGAACCACTACCTCTATCTTGGTGGGGAGTCAGGGAAAATGAATTACTTGTATCGGATGTAACCTTGTTTCCACAACGACTGCTTTAACAAAAAGGCCCTGTTCAACAGGGCCTTTTTTTATCCATGAATCTTTCTTTATTCATAGCATCGCTACTCGGTGGGTGAAAGTGCTACCAGTAACATCATTAGGTATTGATCACTGCAATATGTTGGTTGAGACATGTCATAAATACCTACTTTTGGTTTATTTAACCAGTTTGATTCTATAAAACCCATAGGGTTCATCTTATCTTATTGATTTTAAATAAAAATCATTTTGGCATTGAGATTGCTTTGCTAATGTGAACGAGATGTGTTCCTATTTAGACATAGATCGTCACAAAAATGATGCGAAGAACAGTGGCAATATCAGCTTGTTTAATCGTGATTTATCAGGTTTTCTGATGAATCAGATTCGCTTGTGGAAATTCAAATCATAGGAAGGAAAATCGTGTATTTCTGGAAAATCAAAGAACTTAAAAGCGATTTAGTGAAAGGCCCGCTCTCTGAGCGTGAAAATATGAAGTATTTGATCGCAACCAGTTTGGTATGGACGCTGGCCGTGACGATTTCTTACGAGTCGAACTATTATGACCTGATCTATGGAGCATGCAGCGCAGCGATGGTAGTGATTGCGATTGTATGTGCGTTTAAAGCGAGTAAAGGACATAACTTTCTTAGCTCATTTCTTGCCGTGAGCTGGGTGATGTCTGTTCGATTCTTTGTTGTGCTCATGTCGTTGATGATCGTACTGGTTTTTGCATTACCTGAGTGGGGAGATGAATCTGAATTATGGGATACCTTGCTATTTCTAGCGTTTGATGCGGTGTTCTTCTGGCGGATTGTTCACCATATAAAAGCGGTCTCCGACCAAACGCTCCAGTCATCAGGTTCTGTTTTAGATAATTAATTTTTCACTTTTTGTGGAGCGACTGCCTGCTCCACTTTTTTTACTTATAAGGACATTCCATGTTCAGAAAATCGTTACGTTGGCTACTTCCTATTGGTATTTTAGCAGCGGGTTATGCAGGTTACGCTGTGATTGCCTCAACGGCTCCAGATGATGACTTACAACCCACTCAAGAAGAGCTGCTTACTGTTTCCGTTTCCCCTGCATTGTCTCAAGATCACCATGTGGTGATCACCAGTCATGGCGAACTTGCTCCATTAGAAGTGACGCAACTGTCGGCACAGGTTTCTGGTGAAGTTGTCAGCTGGCACCCCAATTTTGTTGCTGGTGGTATTGTAAAGCGAGGGGAAGTGCTCTTTACCATTGAAGATGATAACTATCAGGCCGCCGTGTTACAGGCAGAAGCGGGCTTGGCGGCAGCAAAAGCGGCGTTAATTGAAGAACAAGCCAAAGCTGAAGTGGCTAAGCGTCAAGCGAAAAAGCTACCGACAAAGCAGGTGACGGATCTGTATTTGCGCAAACCTCAGCTGTTAAGTGCGCAGGCGCAGCTTAAATCAGCACAAGCGGAGCTAAAACGCGCAAGGCGGGATCTTGAAAACTGTAAAGTGATTGCGCCTTATGATGCTCTTGTTGTCGAACGTGGGATCGGCGTGGGCCAATATGTCTCAGCAGGTGCGAATGTAGCCACCTTGAATAATGTGGAAGCGGGTGAAATTCATATTCCTATTGCAGGTTTTGATCGCCGTTTTCTACCCAAAGACTACGTAGGTACCTCGGCTGAGGTGGTGCAACGCGGTATTGAAAATGTCCAGCTCAATGGTGTGATTGTTCGTGATGCTGGTGTTATTGATAGCGCTACCCGCATGATCAATATGGTGGTACGGGTTGAAGACCCTTATGCCATCGACAGCGATAAACCGAAGATGAAGTTTGGTGCTTATGTTCAAGTTAAGTTCATTGGCAAGGAGCTAAAGCATGTCTTTCGCTTGCCTCAGGAGTTGGTGAACAATCAACAAGTATGGGTGGTAGACGAACAAGATAATTTGCAACCACGAGCGGTGAATGTGTTGCGTGCTGAAAAAGAATTCATGTTGATCAATCAAGGTTTAAAAGACAGTGATCGTATCGTGACGACGGTACCGGAATTTCCACAAAAAGGAATGGCCGTCAAAGTGGCTAATGCGGGCGATAGTAACGACGTGGCAATGCAATAAGGGCTTATCATGGAAAATAAACCTAATGGCATAATTGCGTATTTTGCCAACAATTCGGTGGCGGCAAACTTAATGATGGCGTTTATCCTCATCATGGGAGCGGTGAGCTTTTTCCTGATCCAGCGCCAAATGTTCCCTAACTTAGAAGTGAATTACGTCAACATCAGTGCGGAGTATCCGGGTGCCTCTCCTCAAGAAGTTGAGGAAAGCATTTTGATTCGATTGGAAGAGTCGTTAAAAGACGTTACTGGGATCAAAAAATCCGTATCCACAGCATCTCGTGGCTCTGCTCATATTGAGTTGGAAATTGATGTGGACGCTGACATTAATGATGTCTTGGATAAGGTAAAGCAGAAAGTGGATAGCACTTCTGGCTTTCCTGCTTCAATGGAGCCGATTCAGGTCTA
Coding sequences:
- a CDS encoding YitT family protein — encoded protein: MDNEHSLRENLLALTLGSALVSLGVIFFNQIGLLTGGTAGLAIFLTKVSDFSFGQIFFLLNLPFYWLSFTRMGWRFTVNTFIAVSLVSFAVDYLHHVIQIASIAPLYAAIVGGGLIGIGMLVIFRHKMSLGGFNILALFLQERFGIRAGKVQMALDCTIVVLSLFIVDISIILLSVLGAVATNLILAMNHKPGRYQPKGQVKAA
- a CDS encoding efflux RND transporter periplasmic adaptor subunit — its product is MFRKSLRWLLPIGILAAGYAGYAVIASTAPDDDLQPTQEELLTVSVSPALSQDHHVVITSHGELAPLEVTQLSAQVSGEVVSWHPNFVAGGIVKRGEVLFTIEDDNYQAAVLQAEAGLAAAKAALIEEQAKAEVAKRQAKKLPTKQVTDLYLRKPQLLSAQAQLKSAQAELKRARRDLENCKVIAPYDALVVERGIGVGQYVSAGANVATLNNVEAGEIHIPIAGFDRRFLPKDYVGTSAEVVQRGIENVQLNGVIVRDAGVIDSATRMINMVVRVEDPYAIDSDKPKMKFGAYVQVKFIGKELKHVFRLPQELVNNQQVWVVDEQDNLQPRAVNVLRAEKEFMLINQGLKDSDRIVTTVPEFPQKGMAVKVANAGDSNDVAMQ
- a CDS encoding ABC transporter substrate-binding protein; translated protein: MKKVTLMSLLAASISLPAVAYDVTQMSWEQIEAQAKKEGAITFSVWYLQPAWRQFIKGFEQDTGIKVRIPEGTLDANRNKLVAESRREQGSMDVVALGAPTLRTFDASKILMKLDPLPEFDQLTMKSEGVNSQGYGVTFWGNQTGIAYDSARIAFADLPQTFGDLENYIRTNPGNFGVNDPNGGGSGGRFIEAMIRQINGDEDIGDQADQTVVKSWSKTWDWFQANKKNVLITASNADSLTRINDGEIILAPAWEDHLAGLQERGAITKRIKFYIPKFGMSGGGNFVSIANNSKNKAASLVFVHWLTSAKTQGELNATFGTAPQHPDADASNSLVPKEMRNNATEPFSASYSAELKKQFTRNVLMQ
- a CDS encoding endonuclease/exonuclease/phosphatase family protein, with protein sequence MSKAITLSAITLGLTAAFSSFANEPLIDKAVSTENIRVSSYNIMASRMGDTDAIAEAVKSLNADIIGLQEVDNKTGRSGKNFSAAGHSPINQAEYIAKQLGMNYYFCKAIDHDGGEYGTAVLSKHPIKFVKRMALPNIEGAEQRSACAVEVDVPNYPAPVMAVTTHLDHTTQPLREEQVRTLQAKFSSWNFKHALPIIIGDLNLPPQSTEYKELTAWFNETDKALTLTAPAWNPDRKIDYILTSNAQEWDIKKVEIPKPMDKVASVPFAELTDHLPLTVEMQLVRQ
- a CDS encoding UDP-glucose--hexose-1-phosphate uridylyltransferase: MKFHPAEHPHRRYNPLTGQWVLVSPHRAKRPWSGADEQPSTNSLPAYDESCFLCPGNTRTSGDVNPSYQGSFVFDNDFSALKQETPEVVNPVNPLFQTEVVRGVSRVICFSPDHSKTLPELPIKSIRNVIDTWDEQIESLGKQYVWVQVFENKGEAMGCSQPHPHGQIWASSFLPNEIERKDHHLKAYYHKYGRNLLLEYVAAEQKERDRIVVETEHWLAVVPYWAAWPFETMLLPKAHIRRMSELNNSQRDDLALAIKRLTTRYDNLFQCSFPYSMGWHYAPFFNPKTEINHWQLHALFYPPLLRSATVRKFMVGYELLAESQRDLTAEQAAQRLSRMSDVHYRDC